A genomic region of Glycine max cultivar Williams 82 chromosome 15, Glycine_max_v4.0, whole genome shotgun sequence contains the following coding sequences:
- the LOC100787992 gene encoding 26S proteasome non-ATPase regulatory subunit 14-like translates to MERLQRMFAGAGGALGHPPPDSPTLDSSEQVYISSLALLKMLKHGRAGVPMEVMGLMLGEFVDEYTVRVVDVFAMPQSGTGVSVEAVDHVFQTNMLDMLKQTGRPEMVVGWYHSHPGFGCWLSGVDINTQQSFEALNQRAVAVVVDPIQSVKGKVVIDAFRLINPQTMMLGQEPRQTTSNLGHLNKPSIQALIHGLNRHYYSIAINYRKNELEEKMLLNLHKKKWTDGLTLRHFDTHSKTNEQTVQEMLNLAIKYNKAVQEEDELPPEKLVIANVGRQDAKKHLEEHVSNLMSSNIVQTLGMMLDTVVF, encoded by the exons ATGGAGAGGCTTCAGCGAATGTTCGCAGGTGCAGGTGGAGCTCTAGGGCACCCTCCCCCAGATTCCCCAACTCTCGATTCCTCCGAGCAGGTCTACATCTCCTCACTCGCTCTCCTCAAGATGCTGAAGCACG GAAGGGCTGGGGTTCCCATGGAAGTGATGGGTTTGATGCTTGGAGAATTCGTGGACGAGTACACCGTTCGTGTGGTTGATGTCTTCGCAATGCCGCAGAGTGGTACTGGTGTTAGTGTTGAAGCTGTTGATCATGTTTTTCAGACTAATATGCTTGACATGCTCAAACAAACCGgaag ACCAGAGATGGTTGTTGGCTGGTACCATTCGCATCCTGGATTTGGCTGTTGGCTCTCTGGTGTTGACATCAATACACAGCAG AGTTTTGAGGCTTTGAATCAGCGTGCAGTGGCTGTGGTTGTAGATCCAATACAAAGTGTTAAAGGCAAAGTGGTGATTGATGCTTTTCGATTGATCAATCCACAGACAATGATGCTTGGTCAAGAACCAAGGCAGACAACATCCAATTTGGGACATCTGAATAAGCCATCCATTCAA GCATTGATCCATGGGTTGAACCGGCATTACTATTCCATAGCCATTAATTACAGGAAGAATGAACTCGAGGAGAAGATGTTGCTTAATCTTCACAAGAAGAAATGGACTGATGGTTTGACACTTCGGCATTTTGATACACATTCTAAAACTAATGAACAGACTGTACAG GAAATGTTGAACTTAGCTATCAAATATAACAAGGCTGTTCAAGAGGAGGATGAGCTGCCTCCAGAAAAGCTTGTAATAGCAAATGTGGGAAGACAAGATGCAAAGAAGCACCTCGAAGAGCATGTGTCAAATTTGATGTCTTCCAACATTGTTCAAACTCTTGGAATGATGCTTGACACTGTTGTCTTCTAG
- the LOC100788531 gene encoding heat shock 70 kDa protein-like, whose protein sequence is MPLNRHRVSHFTSLLIHQPNPHSLSVCSTPLSLFQVLSCSMAPRKVKAMGIDLGTTYSCVAVWNHNRVEVIPNDQGNRTTPSYVAFTDTQRLLGDAAINQRSMNPQNTVFDAKRLVGRRFSDQSVQQDIKLWPFKVVPGARDKPMIAVTYKDEEKLLAAEEISSMVLFKMKEVAEAHLGHFVKDAVITVPAYFSNAQRQATKDAGKIAGLNVLRIINEPTAAAIAYGLDKKGWREGEQNVLVFDLGGGTFDVSLVTIDEGMFKVKATVGDTHLGGVDFDNKLVNYLVGIFKRRYKKDIGENPKALGRLRSACEKAKRILSSSSQTTIELDSLCGGADLHAIVTRALFEELNKDLFMKCMETVEKCLKEARIAKSQVHELVLVGGSTRIPKVQQLLKDMFSVNGNKELCKSINPDEAVAYGAAVQAAILSGEGDKKVEELLLLDVMPLSLGIETDAGEMSVLIPKNTMIPTKRESVFSTFSDNQTSVLIKVFEGEHAKTEDNFLLGKFELSGFTPSPRGVPQINVGFDVGVDGIVEVTARDRSTGLKKKITISNKHGRLSPEEMRRMVRDAEKYKAEDEEVSNKVRAKNLLENYAFEMRDRVKNLEKVVEETIEWLDRNQLAETDEFEYKKQELEEKFRKFR, encoded by the coding sequence ATGCCTTTAAATAGACATAGAGTGTCTcacttcacttcacttctcaTTCATCAACCAAATCCACATTCTCTCTCTGTTTGTTCTACTCCCCTGTCTCTCTTTCAAGTTCTTAGTTGTTCTATGGCACCCAGAAAAGTCAAAGCCATGGGCATTGACTTGGGCACCACCTACAGCTGCGTGGCTGTGTGGAACCATAACCGCGTCGAGGTCATTCCCAACGACCAAGGCAACCGCACCACCCCTTCCTACGTTGCCTTCACCGACACTCAAAGGTTGTTGGGCGACGCTGCCATCAACCAGCGATCCATGAATCCTCAAAACACCGTCTTCGACGCCAAACGTTTGGTCGGTCGCAGATTCTCCGACCAGTCCGTACAGCAAGACATAAAGTTGTGGCCTTTTAAGGTTGTCCCTGGAGCCAGAGACAAGCCCATGATTGCTGTAACATACAAAGACGAAGAGAAACTCCTTGCAGCCGAAGAGATATCTTCCATGGTGCTGTTTAAGATGAAGGAGGTTGCCGAAGCCCATTTGGGTCATTTCGTAAAGGATGCAGTGATCACTGTCCCTGCTTACTTCAGCAACGCGCAGAGACAGGCCACTAAGGATGCCGGGAAAATCGCGGGTTTGAACGTGTTGAGGATCATCAACGAGCCAACCGCGGCTGCTATTGCTTACGGGTTGGACAAGAAAGGGTGGAGAGAAGGTGAGCAGAACGTGCTTGTGTTTGACCTCGGTGGTGGTACTTTTGATGTTTCCCTGGTTACAATTGATGAAGGGATGTTTAAGGTTAAAGCCACGGTGGGAGATACCCATTTGGGAGGTGTTGACTTTGACAACAAATTGGTCAACTATCTCGTGGGTATTTTCAAGAGGAGGTACAAGAAGGACATTGGTGAAAACCCCAAAGCTCTTGGAAGGTTGAGGTCAGCGTGTGAGAAAGCTAAGAGGATTCTCTCTTCAAGTTCCCAAACCACTATTGAGCTTGATTCTTTATGTGGAGGGGCTGATCTACATGCAATTGTTACAagggccttgttcgaggaactGAACAAGGACTTGTTTATGAAGTGTATGGAGACGGTGGAGAAGTGCCTCAAGGAGGCAAGGATTGCTAAAAGCCAAGTTCATGAGCTTGTTCTGGTAGGAGGGTCTACTAGAATTCCAAAGGTGCAGCAACTTTTGAAGGACATGTTCAGTGTTAATGGTAACAAGGAACTTTGTAAAAGCATAAACCCTGATGAGGCCGTGGCGTATGGTGCGGCGGTTCAGGCCGCCATTTTGAGTGGCGAAGGAGACAAGAAGGTGGAGGAGTTGTTGCTGCTGGATGTGATGCCGCTTAGTCTTGGGATTGAGACTGATGCTGGTGAAATGTCAGTGTTGATTCCCAAGAACACCATGATCCCCACCAAGAGGGAGAGCGTCTTCTCCACTTTTTCTGATAATCAAACAAGTGTTTTGATCAAAGTGTTCGAGGGGGAGCATGCAAAGACAGAGGATAACTTCCTTCTTGGGAAGTTTGAGCTTTCTGGTTTCACTCCATCGCCAAGGGGAGTTCCACAAATCAATGTGGGGTTTGATGTTGGTGTTGATGGCATTGTGGAAGTCACTGCTAGAGATAGGAGCACGGGGCTGAAGAAGAAGATCACGATCAGCAACAAGCATGGGAGGTTGAGTCCTGAAGAGATGAGGAGGATGGTGAGAGATGCAGAGAAGTATAAGGCAGAGGATGAGGAGGTGAGTAACAAGGTGAGGGCCAAGAACTTGCTTGAGAATTATGCCTTTGAAATGAGGGACAGAGTGAAGAACCTTGAGAAGGTTGTGGAGGAGACCATAGAGTGGCTTGACAGAAACCAATTGGCTGAAACTGATGAGTTTGAGTACAAGAAGCAGGAGTTGGAAGAAAAGTTTCGGAAGTTTAGGTAA